The genome window gGAGTAGGATGACGAGGATGACGCTGTATCAGCCAGTATtttagatgatgattttgatgtCTTGGAGTTTTTAGAGTATTTGTCCTTCTCCCTGTTGATTTTACTCTTGTGATCAGTGTGAAATTTATACTCTGTCATCATTATATCATAGATAAAACATAACAATTCGGGCATAACCCTAAGATTATTTGATTCGCCCCATACCAATAGCCAAAGAGATAACTGAGTCATCACCTCTCTTGTAATAGCTCTTCCTGGTCCCGAGGCAACAAACCATGGGGGTATAGTATTTTTACCATACACAAATCTGTACCATTTGGTGAAATTCGAATGTACACCCCAAATATACTCTTCGTAGATGGAGAGGAGCGATTTAAGTGACAAATCTTCCATCCGGCCACTCATTTTTGCATTTCTCGATTCCCACATTGTAATCAAGTAATCTTTCATGTTAGCTGCGTTATCACGCTGGAAATTGAAAGTTCTGCAcaaatcatcaaagatATATGACAATTCTGTTTCATAGTTGAGaattaccttttttttcttgttggaGCCATGGCTTTTATTGTTCCTCTCAACTGAGCTGCTATAGAAACCCAGAGTATCAGCGTGGCTTTGGACGAAATCCAAGTTTCCAGAGGACATACCTTTGCTCGAAGGAAGGACTGGATGGTAAAAGCGGTGTTACTTTGAATTGGCTTCTCAGATACAGCAGTATAATTTGTGACGCTTGGCTTATTTGGCTCAAACCtactttatatatttataaatttatatacatataacaaaacacaaacaaacctCCGCTGTCTCTTTTGttgtggtttttttttgcttttgtttttcctcTCAAAAATTAGCCGCCCATGTTATGCATGTGATActaattattttttattgttcttggtttcccttttttgtctctttttcCTCATCAGATGTGAAAATTTGGCTTGAACACAAAAACATCAAATCTTAGGCGGGCCACACGTTCCCCTAAACCTGTATGTATGCATGCCACATATTCACGGTGTGTACCGACTTTAGCTATTGTCAGGATATGATGAGAAACATTTTGAAAGATCAGCAATTTTTAGAGTATATTCTCACCCTCCTTCCTTCAATAAGTATCATACAAGTATTATTAGAGTTGGATTTAGGACGGGTGCACTCCGAAAAAACGATTACTTATTAAATTGAAGATCTTCCATCATCTTTCCATAGGTATAATAACAAATGATATtgataaaatcaaaatcattaTGCAATGCAATGCAATACAATGCAGCTAACTAGCCATTTGTAGGTGCTATGACAAGACATGTGATTAGATAGGCCTACTACGTACTCTAGTCAAAAGATGGCTGGGCCCCAAATATATGCAAGATAAAATTCTTTGGAGTACTAACTAAAATCATCCAGATTTTTGATTGCGCCGCTTCTGTAAAAGCTTTTACAGAAGCGGCGCAACTGTTCTTCAAGGAATCTGCACCCTTCATTTACATGCATATATGTTCAAAGCCACCTCGTCGTTCTCattctctcttcttctctaatGCAGCTTTAAGCCACATCCTCTCCTTTACAAACCTATATCTCCGATTCATGCGTAATTTCATAACTATCTGTCTTTCCGCGGAAACTTACCGAGCGGATTCTGTTCCGTGGATTTCCGTCTAAGATCTTCGTCCAAAGCAAAGACcatgcaaaaaaaaaaaaatataccGGTTTTGTTTACCAATCTCCTTTGCTTGGCTACGTTTTTATTGTTTCTACTACggtaaaggaaaaacaCACTCACCCAACCCTTCAGTCTGCATCCTGCAAACCGTTCCTTGCCTACATAATCCCGCGGACTCCGACTCCGCAAGTGCGGGTAACCCTTTGGTTCTTTCCCTCATGCACCCGCCGCCCTTCACGATGGGTAATATGGATGAATGGCCAAGAGACCGCGCGCGTGATGCCCAAATGTTGTTTTGTCATCCAGCAGTCGTCCGTACTCATCCCACGTACCTTCGACCCACGCATGCACCATACCACCGTTCATACATTGGCGCTCCGCTAAACGAAACAGATAGGTTCATAATAACAGTCAAGTACGTCTTCTGCTTTGTCTAGTAGTAGCACTAGTGTCTAGACAGACACAACTAAAGTCAGGCGATCCCTAGCAGAAGCGTCTGGAATAAGATTTCCTCTGTACCTTGGTGCGTGGCCATCTGCGTGGGTATATATGCATCATCCCTCTCTTCTTGATggtttatttttctctttcggTAGTCATACAAACGAAACAGGCAAAGAGAGAGAACTCATAGAACCCAAAGAAGCTTGCTATTGGACTAATAAAGGGTTTGCAGATTTCCAATAGTGAGGGGCGTAAGGGGCACGGCAGAATGGTGTCGTATCGTATGGCATCGCATAGCATCGTATCACTTCGTAAATACACATGAAACAATCAATTGGAATCATATGAGGTGTGTGGACCACTGCGACTCAATCGATCCAGCTACCTCCCCCCTTGTCCCACTCTTTGCCAATGAGAACGACGCACTATCCGCGCAGCTTAGGTTGCGCTATTTTGGCCCGTCTATGAGTTTATCTAGGCACATGCAGGAAATACGTtcttttttcaagaaaaacttctttgttttcttccatGATATTCTTTTAACAGGTCCGGGTATACCTATTACTAAGTCGTATATGCGGCAGCACTCGCGGCTACGCTGTGTCTCAGGGGAAAAGAACTCAAGATTTATCGGGAATAATACAAACGATTTGAGAAAACGGACAATAGCAACTAAGGCTCCGAATGAGTGGTTATTGGTAACATATCTTTACGGTTCGCTACGGTGGGTTTACTAAGAGTATTCTGCACTTCCTTGTTCTTTCgtatgttttttttttttgttttatttttcactGTTGACATATTTTAGCACTTACATACATATTAGGCATTTCTTAagttcctttttttttttctgaataATAGATGCACTTTCGAAAGTTTAAGGTAATAAAATACATTTAATATTTAAAGCACGTCTTGCCAAAAAGTTTTGAATGTGACAATTGTTGCGCTTGCAAAATTTATATCTTACGACTTGCATATATTTTCTAGTCATTGTTAagtaaaaaagaagaaaccgaaggaagaattggttCATTAGTTTTTCTAAGGGATCATCGTACCTGACTACTTACCATACCATAATTGTTTTTTAGTCACATAAGTTATCAACCGATCGgaataaaacaataacgTTTGGTTTGTgttgtgtgtttttttagAAAAAAAGCTATAAATCAAGGGAGAATCTCACTTCTATCTAAAGAGTATCTGTGAGTCTCTCCAAAAACCAATATTGGCAAATATTCTCTCTACCTCTCTATAATTGATATCTTGAGAGCATAATAACTTCGGAGTAGTTACAAAAGCCTCAATCGTCCGGGTTACCATGAAGCTATCAAGTGTACTTTTATTTGCCGTGACGGCGTCTACTGGTGTTTCACACGCTGCTTCGTTACAAGCACGTGACATGGATATGGATATGGACATGGACATGATGCGTGATGAAACTTCTGAGCACAATGAAGTTGAACATGACTCTTCTCCAGCTTCCACGGAGGTATCGCATCTTGAACCGGTCCCCCACGAACCCAAACATTTGCATGGACAACCAATACTTGAAACGCATCTAACTGCAGCTGAAAGACTGTACTGGGAAAACTACAACACTACTACTTTCTTTACCACGGACAAAGGTAACAGAAGCGCTTTCTGGGCCCACGTTTTCACACTAGTAACAGCTTCCGTTTTCTTATACCCAATCTGTTTGGCATTGAATAATATTGAATCAGGGTGGTATATCCCGGTTCTCTCCCTTTATAATGTAACGATACTCGTCTCTTTGTTATGTCTCTCAATTTTCGATGCATCTTTCCCAGAATCCTGGTACGCTCACAACATATATCGTCCAATGTCCTACATTTTGCTCATTGTGACCTTAGTACACTTCGTAAGTGCGATAATCGTTAAGACTAGTAAGTGGATTTCATTACGTGGTTATGACCGTGAATTAGGATTCGAATTGAACGATCTTACTGATGAAGGAAGATTTACTCCATTGCAGGCTTCTGAAGATGGAGCATCATCTATTCATGGAAAGGAAGAAACCTCTAGATTTGGTGGGCCTTTGGGTGACAAGAGAGCTTCATACGACCCTAGAGATTCTGTCGGTTCTCCAACTACAACTCTTTATGATCCTCATAATCCACACGACGATTTAAGAGCCAGTAGATATAGGAATGATTCTAACTCGTTTGAATTAGACGGAGAGGACTTGGCTAAAAATTTCGATCTAGAAGACAGACTTTTGGATGGCGAAGGTTTCCAACTAAAACATCAAAGTAAAACATCCATTAAGAGAGATACTTACTTGGCAAAACTATTCAGCTCGCCAATT of Kluyveromyces marxianus DMKU3-1042 DNA, complete genome, chromosome 3 contains these proteins:
- the TVS1 gene encoding Tvs1p; translation: MKLSSVLLFAVTASTGVSHAASLQARDMDMDMDMDMMRDETSEHNEVEHDSSPASTEVSHLEPVPHEPKHLHGQPILETHLTAAERLYWENYNTTTFFTTDKGNRSAFWAHVFTLVTASVFLYPICLALNNIESGWYIPVLSLYNVTILVSLLCLSIFDASFPESWYAHNIYRPMSYILLIVTLVHFVSAIIVKTSKWISLRGYDRELGFELNDLTDEGRFTPLQASEDGASSIHGKEETSRFGGPLGDKRASYDPRDSVGSPTTTLYDPHNPHDDLRASRYRNDSNSFELDGEDLAKNFDLEDRLLDGEGFQLKHQSKTSIKRDTYLAKLFSSPILQSIAVKFSAFFLFIFKCLNYPMMMYFFVYLSTGLAVGNLLGKEKRIFNLLAHWIKGGVFISLGVVSLARYCGFGAKRGFAWNKIVIFKNQVDSNSLWFKLVPRGGITMEFFESSLIAFYGCTNVFLEHLANPGGKWEAKDLQHVSIAFMYIGCGFCGILAEIKLSEWRYNHVLKHTNIEPGVIHSGYPGYSPNPFPAFTIFWTGILMSQHAQASATSTTIHVQWGSLLSYGSFFRIFTFILLMLVPNQNLDPSRPFTELITSFCMLCGGLVFMESTDQVVEAMEYRGFTPMFTFNLSVGFVAIFMALEMALFMWKDWLKARMDNR